The following proteins come from a genomic window of Solea solea chromosome 3, fSolSol10.1, whole genome shotgun sequence:
- the fgfr1op2 gene encoding FGFR1 oncogene partner 2 homolog has product MSCTLSSPGMNCTLENVLADAKSLVERLRNHDNAAEMLIEQTTSLNKRVEAMKQYQEEIDALNQVARHRPRSSLVLGIQQENRQIRELQQENKELRTSLEEHQSALELIMTKYREQVFRLLMTSKREDPTIVSQLKEQHTTEMQAHIDKINEMASVMRKAIEVDEGRICEDEERIKQLELENTGLRELLGISREAFLVLKREDASESTSLSPLLTSADVSLRKS; this is encoded by the exons ATGTCTTGTACTTTGAGTTCTCCAG GCATGAACTGTACCTTGGAGAACGTCTTGGCAGATGCCAAATCATTAGTGGAAAGGCTTCGTAACCATGACAATGCTGCTGAGATGTTAATCGAACAGACGACATCCCTCAATAAGCGAGTGGAGGCCATGAAACAG TACCAGGAAGAGATTGATGCACTGAACCAAGTTGCGCGACATCGGCCTCGATCCAGTCTGGTACTTGGAATCCAACAGGAAAATCGTCAAATCAGAGAGCTCCAGCAGGAAAATAAAG AACTACGGACATCGTTGGAAGAACATCAGTCTGCATTAGAGCTCATCATGACCAAATACAGGGAGCAGGTCTTCAGGCTCCTTATGACCAGCAAGAGGGAAGACCCCACTATTGTAAGCCAGCTGAAGGAGCAGCACACCACG GAAATGCAAGCACACATAGACAAGATCAATGAGATGGCCTCTGTGATGAGGAAGGCAATAGAGGTGGACGAGGGGCGGATATGTGAAGATGAGGAGAGGATTAAACAGCTAGAG cTAGAGAACACTGGACTTCGCGAGCTGCTGGGAATCAGTCGTGAGGCTTTCCTTGTTCTGAAGAGAGAAGACGCTTCGGAGAGCACATCTCTGTCACCGTTGCTGACCAGCGCCGATGTCAGCTTAAGGAAAAGTTAG
- the LOC131456966 gene encoding serine/threonine-protein kinase 38-like — protein MTGGTAAALPMSNHTRERVTVAKLTLENFYSTLLTQHEEREMRQKKLEKAMDEEGLPDEEKVMRRSQHARKETEFLRLKRTRLGLDDFESLKVIGRGAFGEVRLVQKKDTGHIYAMKILRKADMLEKEQVAHIRAERDILVEADGAWVVKMFYSFQDKRNLYLIMEFLPGGDMMTLLMKKDTLSEEATQFYIAETVLAIDSIHQLGFIHRDIKPDNLLLDSRGHVKLSDFGLCTGLKKAHRTEFYRNLTHNPPSDFSFQNMNSKRKAETWKKNRRQLAYSTVGTPDYIAPEVFMQTGYNKLCDWWSLGVIMYEMLIGYPPFCSETPQETYRKVMNWKETLVFPPEVPISERAKDLILRYCADAENRIGAVSVEEIKSHQFFESVDWEHIRERPAAISIEIKSIDDTSNFDDFPESDILQPANATEPDFKSKDWVFLNYTYKRFEGLTQRGTIPTYMKAGKA, from the exons ATGACGGGAGGGACTGCAGCTGCCCTTCCCATGAGCAAccacaccagagagagagtgactgtGGCAAAGCTGACGCTGGAAAACTTCTACAGCACTCTGCTCACCCAGCACGAGGAGCGGGAGATGAG GCAGAAAAAGTTGGAGAAAGCAATGGATGAAGAAGGTTTACCAGATGAGGAG AAAGTAATGCGGCGCTCCCAGCATGCCCGCAAGGAGACAGAGTTTTTGCGACTCAAGAGGACGCGATTGGGCTTGGATGACTTTGAGTCCCTTAAAGTGATTGGACGGGGTGCTTTTGGAGAG GTTCGTTTGGTGCAGAAAAAAGATACAGGCCACATCTATGCCATGAAGATTTTGAGAAAAGCAGACATGCTGGAGAAGGAGCAG GTCGCTCATATCCGGGCAGAGAGGGATATTCTAGTGGAGGCAGACGGAGCCTGGGTGGTCAAGATGTTCTACAGCTTCCAGGACAAGAGGAACCTCTATCTTATCATGGAGTTCCTTCCTGGAG GTGACATGATGACCTTGCTGATGAAGAAGGATACTCTCTCAGAAGAAGCCACCCAGTTCTATATCGCAGAGACAGTTTTGGCCATTGACTCCATCCACCAGCTGGGCTTCATCCACAGAGACATCAAACCTGACAACCTGCTGCTGGACTCTAGG GGCCATGTGAAGCTGTCAGACTTCGGTCTGTGTACAGGACTGAAGAAGGCCCACCGCACTGAATTCTACAGGAACCTGACGCACAACCCACCCAGTGATTTCT CCTTTCAAAATATGAACTCCAAGAGGAAAGCAGAAACCTGGAAGAAGAACCGCAGGCAGCTG GCCTATTCCACTGTGGGGACGCCGGACTACATTGCTCCTGAGGTCTTCATGCAGACCGGTTACAACAAGCTGTGTGACTGGTGGTCTCTGGGTGTCATCATGTATGAAATGCTCATTG GTTACCCGCCATTCTGCTCAGAGACGCCACAGGAGACGTACAGGAAGGTGATGAACTGGAAGGAAACACTTGTCTTCCCACCTGAAGTCCCCATCTCAGAAAGGGCCAAAGACTTGATATTAAG gtattGTGCTGATGCTGAGAACAGGATTGGAGCAGTGAGTGTGGAGGAGATCAAGAGTCATCAGTTCTTTGAGTCCGTGGACTGGGAGCACATCAG GGAGCGGCCAGCGGCCATCTCCATTGAAATCAAGAGCATTGACGATACCTCTAACTTTGATGACTTCCCTGAATCAGACATTCTTCAGCCAG cCAATGCAACAGAGCCGGACTTTAAATCAAAGGACTGGGTGTTCCTCAACTACACTTACAAGCGATTTGAGGGTTTGACACAGCGAGGCACCATCCCCACATACATGAAGGCAGGCAAGGCCTGA
- the med21 gene encoding mediator of RNA polymerase II transcription subunit 21, with product MADRVTQLQDAVNSLADQFCNAIGVLQQCAPPASFSNIQTAINKDQPANPTEEYAQLFAALIARTAKDVDVLIDSLPSEESTAALQAASLRQLEEENHEAAARLEEVVYRGDMLLEKIQSALADIAQSQLRTRNSALSQPSAAES from the exons atggCGGACAGGGTAACGCAGCTCCAAGACGCTGTCAATTCG CTTGCAGATCAGTTTTGTAATGCCATCGGGGTCCTGCAACAATGTGCGCCTCCTGCATCCTTCAGTAACATCCAGACAGCCATCAACAAGGATCAGCCCGCAAACCCAACAGAAG AGTATGCCCAACTGTTTGCGGCCCTGATCGCCAGAACAGCAAAAGACGTGGATGTACTAATTGACTCTCTGCCCAGTGAGGAGTCCACGGCAGCTCTGCAG GCAGCCAGTCTCCGACAGCTGGAAGAGGAGAACCACGAGGCAGCAGCTCGCCTGGAGGAAGTGGTTTACCGTGGTGATATGTTGCTGGAGAAGATCCAGAGTGCTCTGGCTGACATAGCCCAATCTCAACTCCGCACACGCAATAGTGCCCTAAGTCAGCCATCGGCGGCTGAATCCTGA